In Herbaspirillum seropedicae, a single window of DNA contains:
- the gntK gene encoding gluconokinase: MSTSALARYMLGVDIGTTSTKSVVFTLDGKVVAQHAEEYPVLCTEPGMAEQDPEQIVAAALASIAGAVKAAKAAPQEIALLSFSAAMHSVIALDAENRLLSNSITWGDIRASVWAERIKHEHDGNAIYRRTGTPVHPMSPLCKLMWMRHEKPDVFHRAARFVGIKEYLLYQLFGQWVVDHSIASATGMFNLRELAWDQGALALLGVRPDQLPTPVPTTHRLPALSSEMAQRLGLSVDTPFIIGANDGVLSNLGVNAIEIGHVAVTIGTSGAMRTVIDEPRTDPQGRLFCYALTEKHWVVGGPVNNGGNIFRWVRDELATAEAAAAREEGVDPYEALTRIAEKVRPGAEGLLFHPFMAGERAPLWNADLRGSFFGLALHHGKHHMIRAALEGVIFNLYSILPALEELVGPTKRMMATGGFARSALWRQMMADIFNREVVVPESVESSCLGAAVLGAWALGLVPSLSVISGMVGSTNHHAPEAEAVAVYGRLQPIFAAIPAKLEAEYHAIAAFQREAGRPHP, encoded by the coding sequence ATGTCCACGTCCGCCTTGGCCCGCTATATGCTCGGTGTCGATATCGGCACCACCAGCACCAAGTCCGTCGTCTTCACCCTCGATGGCAAGGTGGTTGCCCAGCATGCGGAGGAATATCCGGTCCTCTGCACCGAGCCGGGCATGGCCGAACAGGACCCGGAGCAGATCGTCGCTGCCGCGCTGGCCTCCATTGCTGGCGCGGTCAAGGCCGCCAAGGCGGCGCCGCAGGAGATCGCGCTGCTGTCCTTCAGCGCAGCCATGCACAGCGTCATCGCGCTCGATGCCGAGAACCGCTTGCTGTCCAACAGCATCACCTGGGGCGATATTCGCGCCTCGGTCTGGGCCGAGCGCATCAAGCACGAGCATGACGGCAACGCCATCTATCGCCGCACCGGCACGCCTGTCCACCCGATGTCGCCGCTGTGCAAGCTGATGTGGATGCGCCATGAAAAGCCGGACGTCTTCCATCGTGCAGCGCGCTTCGTGGGCATCAAGGAATACCTGCTCTACCAGCTCTTCGGCCAATGGGTGGTAGACCATTCCATCGCCTCGGCCACCGGCATGTTCAACCTGCGCGAGCTGGCCTGGGACCAGGGCGCACTGGCCTTGCTGGGTGTGCGGCCCGACCAGTTGCCCACGCCCGTGCCGACCACGCACCGCCTGCCGGCGCTCTCGTCCGAGATGGCGCAGCGCCTGGGCTTGTCGGTCGATACGCCCTTCATCATCGGCGCCAATGACGGCGTGCTCTCCAACCTGGGCGTGAACGCCATCGAGATCGGCCATGTCGCCGTGACCATTGGAACTTCCGGCGCCATGCGCACGGTGATCGATGAACCGCGGACCGATCCGCAGGGCCGCCTGTTCTGCTATGCCCTGACCGAAAAGCACTGGGTGGTGGGCGGCCCGGTCAACAACGGCGGCAACATCTTCCGCTGGGTGCGCGATGAACTGGCCACCGCAGAGGCGGCTGCGGCGCGTGAAGAGGGTGTCGATCCCTACGAGGCACTGACCCGCATCGCCGAGAAGGTGCGTCCCGGTGCAGAAGGACTGCTGTTCCATCCTTTCATGGCCGGCGAGCGCGCCCCGCTGTGGAATGCCGACCTGCGCGGTTCCTTCTTCGGCCTGGCCCTGCATCACGGCAAGCATCACATGATCCGCGCAGCGCTGGAGGGCGTGATCTTCAATCTCTACAGCATCCTGCCGGCGCTGGAAGAACTGGTCGGCCCCACCAAGCGCATGATGGCCACGGGCGGCTTCGCACGGTCGGCGCTGTGGCGGCAGATGATGGCTGACATCTTCAACCGCGAAGTGGTGGTGCCGGAGAGTGTGGAATCGTCCTGCCTGGGCGCAGCCGTGCTGGGCGCGTGGGCGCTGGGCCTGGTGCCGTCGCTGTCGGTGATCTCCGGCATGGTCGGCTCCACCAACCATCACGCCCCCGAGGCCGAGGCGGTGGCCGTCTATGGCCGCCTGCAACCCATCTTTGCGGCCATTCCGGCCAAGCTGGAGGCGGAGTATCACGCCATTGCCGCCTTCCAGCGCGAGGCGGGGCGCCCTCATCCTTAG
- a CDS encoding SDR family NAD(P)-dependent oxidoreductase: protein MTTKTTPLPAGLQGFSLEGKLALITGSSGGIGLALARGMAQAGAAIVLNGRDAGKLAAVAAQLRAEGHTIHESSFDATSSEEVKAAVQKIESEIGPIGILVNNAGIQRRNPLEEFKESDWHDLISTNLNSVFFAAQAVARHMIPRGAGKIINICSVQSELGRPGIAPYTATKGAVKMFTKGMAIDWGKYGIQVNGLGPGYFKTEMNMALVNDAKFTDWLVGRTPSRRWGDVEDLVGAAVFLASDASRFVNGHILYVDGGVTATL from the coding sequence GTGACCACCAAGACCACCCCCTTGCCCGCAGGCTTGCAGGGCTTTTCGCTGGAAGGCAAGCTGGCGCTGATCACCGGTTCTTCCGGCGGCATCGGCCTGGCGCTGGCGCGCGGCATGGCCCAGGCGGGCGCGGCCATCGTGCTCAACGGGCGCGACGCCGGCAAGCTGGCTGCCGTGGCGGCGCAACTGCGCGCCGAAGGCCATACCATCCATGAATCCAGTTTCGACGCCACCTCCTCCGAGGAGGTCAAGGCCGCGGTGCAGAAGATCGAAAGCGAGATCGGCCCCATCGGCATCCTGGTCAACAATGCCGGCATCCAGCGCCGCAATCCGCTGGAAGAGTTCAAGGAATCGGACTGGCACGACCTCATCAGCACCAACCTCAACAGCGTCTTCTTCGCCGCCCAGGCGGTGGCGCGCCACATGATCCCGCGCGGCGCGGGCAAGATCATCAACATCTGTTCGGTGCAGAGCGAGCTGGGCCGTCCCGGCATCGCCCCCTATACCGCCACCAAGGGCGCGGTGAAGATGTTCACCAAGGGCATGGCCATCGACTGGGGCAAGTACGGCATCCAGGTCAACGGCCTGGGGCCCGGCTACTTCAAGACCGAGATGAACATGGCCCTGGTCAACGACGCCAAGTTCACCGACTGGCTGGTGGGCCGCACTCCGTCGCGCCGCTGGGGTGACGTGGAAGACCTGGTCGGCGCGGCCGTGTTCCTGGCCAGCGATGCCTCGCGCTTCGTCAACGGTCACATCCTCTATGTGGATGGCGGCGTGACGGCCACCTTGTAA
- a CDS encoding GntP family permease yields MLGMSHDATLLFNAVIAILALILMITRLRIHPFIALTITSGLLGLISGMPLPKIVKSFQDGFGGVLGFVGIVLGLGTMLGKLMAESGGADQIAQTLVRAFGRERVHWAMMMGAFLVGIPLFFEIGFVLLIPLVFIVARRSGVPLFKIGMPMLASLSVMHGLVPPHPGPLLAIGIFGADIGKTIFYGLLVGLPTVIIAGPMFGAFISRYVDIKPSEELMAQLVREPQTTKLPGFATTLITVLAPVFLMLLKTLVDVTLPEGHAMRDLMDFIGNPIVALLAALLLAIWTFGIARGFTRQQVLKFVDQSLAPTAAIVLIIGAGGGFKQMLVNSGVGTAIGQLAVHAQISPLLLAWFVAGVIRVATGSATVATITGAGIVAPLVALIPGTNKELLVLATGAGSLILSHVNDAGFWLVKEYFNMSVGETFKTWTVMETLISVVAIIFIMLLNLVV; encoded by the coding sequence ATGCTGGGAATGAGCCACGACGCCACCTTGCTGTTCAATGCAGTCATTGCCATCCTGGCGCTGATCCTGATGATCACGCGCCTGCGCATCCACCCCTTCATCGCCCTGACGATCACGTCGGGCTTGCTCGGCCTGATCTCGGGCATGCCGCTACCCAAGATCGTCAAGTCCTTCCAGGACGGTTTCGGCGGCGTGCTCGGTTTCGTCGGCATCGTGCTGGGCCTGGGCACCATGCTGGGCAAGCTCATGGCCGAATCCGGCGGGGCCGACCAGATCGCGCAGACGCTGGTGCGCGCCTTTGGCCGCGAGCGCGTGCACTGGGCCATGATGATGGGCGCCTTCCTGGTCGGCATCCCGCTGTTCTTCGAGATCGGCTTCGTGCTGCTGATTCCGCTGGTGTTCATCGTGGCGCGCCGCTCGGGCGTGCCGCTGTTCAAGATCGGCATGCCCATGCTGGCCAGCCTGTCGGTGATGCACGGCCTGGTGCCGCCGCACCCGGGGCCGCTCCTGGCCATCGGTATCTTCGGTGCGGACATCGGCAAGACCATCTTCTATGGCCTGCTGGTAGGTCTGCCGACGGTGATCATTGCTGGCCCCATGTTCGGCGCTTTCATTTCCCGTTACGTCGATATCAAGCCGTCCGAAGAACTGATGGCGCAACTGGTGCGTGAGCCGCAGACGACCAAGCTGCCTGGCTTTGCCACCACCCTCATCACCGTGCTCGCGCCGGTCTTCCTGATGTTGTTGAAGACCCTGGTCGACGTCACCCTGCCCGAAGGCCACGCCATGCGTGACCTGATGGACTTCATCGGCAACCCCATCGTGGCGCTGCTGGCTGCGCTCTTGCTGGCTATCTGGACCTTCGGCATCGCCCGTGGCTTCACCCGCCAGCAAGTGTTGAAATTCGTGGACCAGAGCCTGGCCCCCACCGCAGCCATCGTGCTGATCATCGGCGCCGGCGGCGGCTTCAAGCAGATGCTGGTCAATTCCGGCGTGGGTACGGCCATCGGCCAACTGGCCGTGCATGCGCAAATCTCGCCGCTGCTGCTGGCCTGGTTCGTGGCCGGCGTGATCCGTGTGGCCACCGGTTCGGCGACCGTCGCTACCATCACGGGAGCAGGCATCGTCGCTCCACTGGTGGCGCTGATCCCCGGCACCAACAAGGAACTGCTGGTGCTGGCCACCGGCGCCGGTTCGCTGATCCTGTCGCACGTCAACGATGCCGGTTTCTGGCTGGTCAAGGAATACTTCAACATGAGCGTCGGTGAGACCTTCAAGACCTGGACGGTGATGGAAACGCTGATCTCGGTTGTTGCTATCATCTTCATCATGTTGCTCAACCTGGTCGTCTGA
- a CDS encoding L-idonate 5-dehydrogenase — MQQGLVIHAPHDLRIQALDTGALQPQQLKVKVKAGGICGSDLHYYHHGGFGVVRIKEPMVLGHEVSGQIAEVGTAVTDIAPGTRIAISPSRPCGACKYCQEGKQNHCLDMRFYGSAMRTPHVQGAFRQEIIIERSQAHVVADHVSDGEAAMAEPLSVALHAVRRAGPLVGKRVLVTGCGPIGALVVVAARRAGALEVVVTDVASMPLQAALQVGADSAINMAETPAALKAYAADKGTFDVLFEASGNERALVGALEALRPQAIIVQVGLGGDIQFPANLLVGKELEWRGAFRFHEEFAMAVELMNRKLVDVKPLITATYPIAQAVEAFEIAGDRSRMMKVQISFD, encoded by the coding sequence ATGCAACAAGGCCTCGTCATCCATGCGCCGCACGACCTGCGCATCCAGGCACTGGACACCGGCGCACTGCAGCCGCAGCAACTGAAGGTCAAGGTCAAGGCCGGCGGCATCTGCGGCTCGGACCTGCACTACTACCATCACGGCGGCTTCGGCGTGGTGCGCATCAAGGAACCGATGGTGCTGGGCCATGAAGTCTCGGGCCAGATCGCCGAAGTCGGTACGGCCGTCACCGACATCGCTCCCGGCACGCGCATCGCCATCTCGCCTAGCCGCCCCTGCGGCGCGTGCAAGTACTGCCAGGAAGGCAAGCAGAACCATTGCCTGGACATGCGCTTCTACGGCAGCGCCATGCGCACGCCGCACGTGCAGGGCGCCTTCCGCCAGGAAATCATCATCGAACGTTCGCAGGCCCACGTCGTCGCTGACCACGTCAGCGATGGCGAAGCCGCCATGGCCGAGCCGCTGTCGGTGGCGCTGCACGCGGTGCGCCGCGCCGGCCCGCTGGTGGGCAAGCGCGTGCTGGTGACCGGCTGCGGTCCCATCGGCGCGCTGGTGGTGGTGGCTGCGCGCCGCGCCGGGGCGCTGGAAGTGGTGGTCACCGATGTGGCCAGCATGCCGCTGCAGGCGGCCTTGCAGGTGGGGGCGGACAGCGCCATCAACATGGCCGAGACGCCCGCTGCCCTGAAGGCCTATGCCGCCGACAAGGGGACCTTCGATGTGCTCTTCGAGGCCAGCGGCAATGAGCGCGCGCTGGTGGGCGCGCTGGAAGCCCTGCGCCCGCAGGCCATCATCGTGCAGGTCGGCCTGGGCGGCGACATCCAGTTCCCGGCCAACCTGCTGGTGGGCAAGGAGCTGGAGTGGCGCGGCGCCTTCCGCTTCCATGAAGAGTTCGCCATGGCGGTGGAGCTGATGAACCGCAAGCTGGTGGATGTGAAGCCGCTGATCACGGCGACCTATCCCATTGCCCAGGCAGTGGAAGCCTTCGAGATCGCCGGCGACCGCTCGCGCATGATGAAGGTGCAGATCAGTTTTGACTGA
- the ggt gene encoding gamma-glutamyltransferase has product MQTFTGLCKPALALLPLCGALAFAPAQAQTAAPAAPVVKYDLTYDIISPVHSQHGMVATEQELATKVGVDILKKGGNAVDAGVAVGFALAVVLPNAGNIGGGGFMMIHDAKTGKNVALDFREMAPQRATRNMYLDDKGNVVPGRSLYTHLAVGVPGTVAGLSHALSKYGTMKLSQVIQPAVELAEKGYPVSRSLAQILSAEREHLGQWDSSKAIFFKEGRPLQEGELLVQKDLAKSLRLIAKEGPKAFYEGSIAKKIVAEMDKHGGLISADDLKNYKVVERVPVSGNYRGYQVMSMPPPSSGGVHIIQMMNILERYPLKQYGADSAQTIHLMAETMKLAYADRSEYLGDPDFTKVPVKGLTSRAYADELAKKINPDRATPSSEIKPGQPQPYESDQTTHYSVADKDGNLVATTYTLNLNFGSGIVATGTGITLNNEMDDFAAKPGVPNAFGLVGGDANAVAPYKRPLSSMSPTFVLKDGKPFLVTGSPGGSRIITTTLQTILNVIDHDMNVAEATITPRIHHQWAPDQLRVEKGLSADTLKILQDKGQKISVQPSMGRTQTIQIRSDGFDGFSDPRNPDGRTLGF; this is encoded by the coding sequence ATGCAGACATTCACCGGTCTTTGCAAACCCGCCCTGGCCCTGCTGCCGCTGTGCGGCGCGCTGGCCTTCGCGCCGGCCCAGGCCCAGACGGCGGCCCCGGCCGCACCCGTGGTCAAGTACGACCTCACCTATGACATCATCAGCCCGGTGCACAGCCAGCACGGCATGGTGGCCACCGAGCAGGAACTGGCCACCAAGGTCGGCGTGGACATCCTCAAGAAGGGCGGCAATGCCGTCGATGCCGGCGTGGCGGTGGGCTTCGCGCTGGCCGTGGTGCTGCCCAATGCGGGCAACATCGGCGGCGGCGGCTTCATGATGATCCACGACGCCAAGACCGGCAAGAACGTCGCCCTGGACTTCCGCGAGATGGCCCCGCAGCGCGCCACCCGCAACATGTACCTGGACGACAAGGGCAACGTCGTGCCGGGCCGCTCGCTCTACACCCACCTGGCCGTGGGTGTGCCGGGCACGGTGGCGGGCCTGTCGCATGCGCTGTCCAAGTACGGCACCATGAAGCTGTCGCAGGTCATCCAGCCGGCCGTGGAACTGGCCGAGAAGGGTTACCCGGTCAGCCGCAGCCTGGCGCAGATCCTCTCGGCCGAGCGTGAGCACCTGGGGCAGTGGGATTCGTCCAAGGCGATCTTCTTCAAGGAGGGGCGTCCGCTGCAGGAAGGCGAACTGCTGGTCCAGAAGGACCTGGCCAAGTCGCTGCGCCTGATCGCCAAGGAAGGTCCCAAGGCCTTCTACGAAGGCAGCATCGCCAAGAAGATCGTGGCTGAGATGGACAAGCACGGCGGCCTGATCTCGGCCGACGACCTGAAGAACTACAAGGTGGTGGAGCGCGTGCCGGTGTCGGGCAACTATCGCGGCTACCAGGTCATGTCCATGCCGCCGCCAAGCTCGGGCGGCGTGCACATCATCCAGATGATGAACATCCTGGAACGCTATCCCCTGAAGCAATACGGCGCCGACAGCGCCCAGACCATCCACCTCATGGCCGAAACCATGAAGCTGGCCTATGCCGACCGCTCCGAATACCTGGGCGATCCGGATTTCACCAAGGTCCCGGTCAAGGGCCTGACCTCGCGCGCCTATGCCGATGAGCTGGCCAAGAAGATCAACCCCGACCGCGCCACCCCGTCCAGCGAGATCAAGCCAGGCCAGCCGCAGCCGTATGAAAGCGACCAGACCACCCACTACTCGGTGGCCGACAAGGACGGCAATCTGGTGGCCACCACCTACACGCTGAACCTGAACTTCGGCAGTGGCATCGTCGCTACCGGCACCGGCATCACCTTGAACAACGAGATGGATGACTTTGCCGCCAAGCCGGGCGTGCCCAATGCCTTTGGCCTGGTCGGCGGTGACGCCAATGCAGTGGCTCCCTACAAGCGTCCGCTGTCGTCGATGTCGCCCACCTTCGTGCTCAAGGACGGCAAGCCCTTCCTGGTCACGGGCAGCCCCGGTGGCAGCCGCATCATCACCACCACCCTGCAGACCATCCTCAACGTGATCGACCACGACATGAACGTGGCCGAAGCCACCATCACCCCGCGCATCCATCACCAATGGGCGCCGGATCAACTGCGGGTGGAAAAGGGCTTGTCCGCCGATACGCTCAAGATCCTGCAGGACAAGGGCCAGAAGATCAGCGTGCAGCCTTCCATGGGGCGCACCCAGACCATCCAGATCCGCTCGGATGGTTTCGATGGCTTCTCGGATCCGCGTAATCCGGATGGGCGTACGTTGGGGTTCTGA
- a CDS encoding methyl-accepting chemotaxis protein, producing the protein MSRPGLRTLSVGQRLSVLILLALLGLVATAAVSLRQIENVYTAANYAQVNTVPSVTTLDDAQAAFNAIQGRIYQYLVNPDPRDRSRLIKEMDVQRARMQRHLHTYANAYITDETDGAMLADDRAHIAAFEEVVRRLLAVAEEDRVEDSLGLSVLEFRAAIDTVQASFARHRSYNVALGDASALTAREIIGQALETVALVAGGVLLILLGAGWLLTRTLLRQMGGEPGDVVTVMQRLSDGDLVQTITLKPGCRDSMMHAIQKMMTRLAQVVGEVRGNADGLVSTAEEVSATAQSLSRASTEQANGVEQTSEALAQIHALLQSTAQNARLTDQIAAAAALEARQCAETVKQMVAAIQQIAGKIAVIDDIAYQTNLLALNATIEAAHAGEHGSGFAVVAAEVRRLAERSQSAAQEIDEVARANVTLACAAERQLSDMVPTITRTSVLVQDIVQSSEQQSTAVSQISTAASQLAQVIQQNSLSSEELAVTSEELNRRALLLQTAVGFFQCQLARGMQARLA; encoded by the coding sequence ATGTCCAGGCCTGGGCTTCGTACGCTGTCCGTCGGACAGCGCTTGTCGGTACTGATCCTGCTGGCCTTGCTGGGCCTGGTCGCCACGGCCGCAGTCAGCCTGCGCCAGATCGAGAACGTCTATACCGCCGCCAATTACGCCCAGGTCAACACGGTGCCCAGCGTGACCACGCTGGATGACGCGCAGGCTGCCTTCAACGCCATCCAGGGGCGTATCTACCAATACCTGGTCAACCCCGACCCGCGCGACCGCAGCCGCCTGATCAAGGAGATGGACGTGCAGCGCGCACGCATGCAGCGGCATCTCCACACCTACGCCAATGCCTACATCACCGACGAGACCGATGGCGCCATGCTGGCCGATGACCGCGCCCACATCGCTGCCTTTGAAGAGGTAGTGCGGCGGCTGCTCGCGGTGGCCGAAGAGGACCGGGTCGAGGATAGCCTGGGCCTGAGCGTGCTGGAATTTCGCGCCGCCATCGATACCGTGCAGGCCAGCTTTGCGCGTCACCGTTCCTACAACGTCGCGCTGGGCGACGCCAGCGCATTGACCGCCCGCGAGATCATCGGCCAGGCGCTGGAGACGGTCGCGCTGGTGGCGGGCGGCGTGCTGTTGATCCTGCTGGGAGCAGGCTGGTTGCTCACGCGCACCCTGCTGCGCCAGATGGGCGGCGAACCGGGCGACGTGGTGACGGTGATGCAGCGCCTTTCCGATGGCGACCTGGTGCAGACGATCACGCTCAAGCCCGGTTGTCGCGACAGCATGATGCACGCCATCCAGAAGATGATGACGCGCCTGGCCCAGGTGGTGGGCGAAGTACGCGGCAACGCCGACGGCCTGGTCAGCACCGCCGAGGAAGTCAGTGCGACCGCGCAATCGCTCTCGCGCGCCTCCACCGAGCAGGCCAACGGCGTGGAGCAGACCAGCGAAGCGCTGGCGCAGATCCACGCCTTGCTGCAGAGCACTGCGCAAAACGCCAGGCTGACCGACCAGATCGCCGCAGCGGCGGCGCTGGAAGCACGCCAATGTGCAGAAACGGTCAAGCAGATGGTGGCGGCCATCCAGCAGATCGCCGGCAAGATTGCGGTCATCGATGACATTGCCTACCAGACCAACCTGCTGGCCCTGAACGCCACCATCGAAGCCGCGCATGCGGGCGAGCACGGCAGCGGCTTTGCCGTGGTGGCGGCCGAAGTGCGCCGCCTGGCCGAGCGCAGCCAGTCTGCGGCGCAGGAGATCGACGAAGTCGCCCGCGCCAACGTGACCCTGGCCTGCGCCGCAGAACGCCAGCTCAGTGACATGGTGCCGACCATCACCCGCACTTCCGTACTGGTGCAGGACATCGTGCAATCTTCCGAGCAGCAGTCCACTGCCGTGAGTCAGATCAGCACGGCGGCCAGCCAACTGGCGCAGGTGATCCAGCAGAATTCGCTGAGCTCGGAAGAGCTGGCCGTGACCTCCGAGGAGCTCAATCGCCGCGCCTTGCTGCTGCAGACGGCAGTGGGTTTCTTCCAGTGCCAGCTGGCGCGGGGGATGCAGGCCAGGCTGGCGTAG
- a CDS encoding LacI family DNA-binding transcriptional regulator, with amino-acid sequence MTQRAASKSKPKSPPAVRGSRATGRVTIIDVAAEAGVSPMTVSRALKTPALVQEQSRQRILEAIDKLGYVPNQAAATLASARSQVVAVLVPSLTNAVFIETLSGIRDYLASVGYQFLIGETGYDRHKEEELIATYLAHAPAGFLLSSSQQHDILQSRPASRAIPAVRMFDLGRSQQDYSVGFSQTRAGHAVARHLAERGYRRPAFLAAQLDPRMMKRREGFRKGLQEAGLAADIEVLLPQPTTVDMGAQLLRRVLQDHPDCDSVFCCNDDLALGALFECQRQGISVPRQMAIAGFNDLSWAACATPSITTVVTPRYDIGYQSAEMLVRQLKGEEIAKGRLDLGFELAVREST; translated from the coding sequence ATGACCCAGCGCGCAGCATCCAAGTCCAAGCCCAAATCCCCTCCCGCCGTACGTGGCAGCCGCGCCACCGGACGCGTGACCATCATCGATGTGGCCGCCGAGGCTGGGGTGAGTCCGATGACGGTCTCGCGCGCCTTGAAGACCCCGGCGCTGGTGCAGGAACAGTCGCGCCAGCGCATCCTGGAGGCCATCGACAAGCTCGGCTATGTACCCAACCAGGCCGCCGCCACGCTGGCCTCGGCGCGCTCGCAGGTGGTGGCCGTGCTGGTGCCGTCGCTGACCAATGCGGTGTTCATCGAGACCCTCTCGGGCATCCGCGACTACCTGGCCAGCGTGGGCTACCAATTCCTCATCGGCGAGACCGGCTATGACCGCCACAAGGAAGAAGAACTCATCGCCACCTACCTGGCCCATGCGCCGGCGGGCTTCCTGCTCTCCAGCAGCCAACAGCACGACATCCTGCAAAGCCGCCCGGCCAGCCGCGCCATCCCGGCGGTGCGCATGTTCGACCTGGGCCGCAGCCAGCAGGATTACTCGGTCGGTTTTTCGCAGACCCGCGCCGGCCATGCCGTGGCCCGGCATCTGGCCGAGCGCGGCTACCGCCGCCCTGCCTTCCTGGCGGCCCAGCTCGATCCGCGCATGATGAAGCGCCGCGAAGGCTTCCGCAAAGGCTTGCAGGAAGCTGGCCTGGCAGCCGATATCGAAGTGTTGCTGCCGCAGCCCACCACCGTGGACATGGGCGCGCAGCTGCTGCGCCGGGTGCTGCAAGATCATCCCGACTGCGATTCCGTCTTCTGTTGCAACGATGACCTGGCCCTGGGCGCGCTGTTCGAATGCCAGCGCCAGGGCATCAGCGTACCGCGTCAGATGGCCATTGCCGGCTTCAATGACCTCTCCTGGGCGGCCTGCGCCACGCCCTCCATCACCACCGTGGTCACGCCGCGCTATGACATCGGCTACCAGTCGGCCGAGATGCTGGTGCGCCAGCTCAAGGGGGAAGAGATCGCCAAGGGACGGCTGGATCTGGGTTTCGAGCTGGCCGTGCGCGAGAGCACCTAA